The following DNA comes from Acyrthosiphon pisum isolate AL4f unplaced genomic scaffold, pea_aphid_22Mar2018_4r6ur Scaffold_10074;HRSCAF=10677, whole genome shotgun sequence.
ACGAAGGCGTAGACGTCTCCGCCCGCGTCCTCTTCGAGCAGCGCGACGTCCGGATTCGGCAACCCGTAGTCGGCCAGCGTTTTACCGTGACCCTGCAGCAGCCGCCCGATGGCGTCCAGGCACGCGGCCCTCGCGCGGTCCTCGTCTCTCAGTCTGTGGAAGAAGTCTTGCCTCAGGTCTTCCTCGCTTGCCATGTATAACGCCAGCGGATCCGCGGCCTCGCAGTACAGCAGGATCGTCACCAGTAGGTAACGCAGCTGTGCGGGAGTGTCCACGGCCGCGGACTCTGTCATGCACGCCAGCAGGGCTTGGTCATCCTCCAGGAGTCCAagcgccaccgccgccgccgcgtagGTCGGATACACGATCCCGTCGACGGTCCTCATGTCTCTGAACGACTGAGGACCTCTCCTGTGTAGCAGCAGCAGTCGCAAGAGGAATCGCTCTCGATCTAGGGGGTTGACCGCGTACATCCGAGACAACGTCTCGTTGGGCATTACCCTTCGGCGCCGATTCCACCTCCTGTCTCTTTCCGCCCAGGTGTAATGCATCGGTATCTCATGGTAGAGATACTGTCTGGCCTCGGGGTCCGTCTCGTTGAGCGAGAAGAACGCCGTGAGTCTTGTTCGGGCCAGCGCTGCGTTTTGCACCCGCTCCAGTTCTTGTCCCGGAGCGAAGTACACCGTGTGGTAGTCTTCCAGATGGACTGGAAGCCTGATCACCCTGTGACTCGGCTTATGCAACTCGTACGAAAACAGTCGCCAAACTGCTTCTGGCGGACTGACGTACCGAGCATTGATGAAActgaaacaaacaaaattaataca
Coding sequences within:
- the LOC103311622 gene encoding uncharacterized protein LOC103311622; its protein translation is FINARYVSPPEAVWRLFSYELHKPSHRVIRLPVHLEDYHTVYFAPGQELERVQNAALARTRLTAFFSLNETDPEARQYLYHEIPMHYTWAERDRRWNRRRRVMPNETLSRMYAVNPLDRERFLLRLLLLHRRGPQSFRDMRTVDGIVYPTYAAAAVALGLLEDDQALLACMTESAAVDTPAQLRYLLVTILLYCEAADPLALYMASEEDLRQDFFHRLRDEDRARAACLDAIGRLLQGHGKTLADYGLPNPDVALLEEDAGGD